GTGTGGTACAAGGTCGGGCGAATTGGCTGCCGCAGAACCGCGAGACCTAGGAGCGTTGCCTACCCTACTGTCATATGCCCGTCCCGCCTTTGGCCGGCTTCCCGAGGCGCCGGCCACGCTCCACCTGTCGCCTACTGACCGCACCCTCCTTCAGCAATTCGTTGAAAGCGGTGCCAGAGGCGTACCGACTAGTCAAATCGGCCCGGCCCTCGGAAAGAGAGGCAAAGGGATCAGATTAGCTCTCGAGGCTTGGAGTCGCAGAATCGGACTGGTTACCGAACAAGGGGCATCGGCCTTCGAATCGGTTAAGGGCGCCGCGGGCAGAGGATTCTGGCTAGTAGATGTATATCTCAAGGCCGCACGTTCCATGCTCGGAACATGAGTCGCCAGCTGGGCCTCTTGGAAATCGTGGGCGGCAGTGAAATATGGCACCCCATGCTGAACGGTACCAAACGAGCAATGGTGACTCATGGCTAAGCGGCGGTCGGTGCAGAAGGAGATCCCCGCTATCTTAAGGCAGTGGATGCAGGTTCTGTCGAGCTATGCGCCGGAAGCTGTTGCCGAGGAACTACTCAAGAAGTACCGAGAACTCTATCCCGACCTGCAGATTAACGAGCCGACGCTGCGCGACGCAGTCCGCGAGGAACTGTCCTTGCGGAGGTCACGCCAAACCGCGTCAAAACTTCGTCGCCAGCCTTCCTAAGCTCTCTCAGTTGCTCATCCGAAAGCTTTTCGAGGCGGTCCCGTAACTCCGCTAAGAATTTCCGCTGCGCAGGACGCGTAGACCTTTTCCTACTCATACTAAATCTCCTGGGCATCTGACTCATGATCGGTTCTTTACGAAGACATGACCATGACCTTGACCACGACCATGACGTTGACCACGTAGAGTATAATCTCACGCTATCTTGTGACATATATTGTGCCGGACGTAAGTATTGACTTTTTTGATGATAATTTATTACGTGTGACCTTGACAGGACAGAATTGGCAGAGACGAACAACTACTAACCGAACATGCCGCCCATGCGGGTCCCGGCGACCCGGTTAATGACGATCAGCGAGACCGCCGCCACCACGATCAGGATGAAGCCCAGGGCGGCGGCCTCGTTCATGGAGCCGGCGATATAGAAGTTGAAGATGCCCACGGTCAGGGTTTCCCAGCCGCCGAGGGAGAGGAAGAGCACGGCGGAGGCCTCCTGGAGCGAGGTCATGAACGAGAAGAGCGAGCCCACCAGGATCCCGCGCCACGTGAGTGGCACGGTGATGTCCCGGAACGTCCTGAGCCGTGTTGCTCCCACGCTCCCGGCAGCTTCCTCGAGGGATCGGTGAACCAGCAGCAACGAGGCGTAGCTTCCCCTGACCGTATAGGGCAGCCGACGAACCGCCAGGACCGTGGGCAGGATGAGCCAGAGGCTCGTGAAGGCCACACCGAGGACCGGCAGCGGAAAGTGAAAGGCCCGGACGTAGGCGATCCCGATGGCCGTCCCGGGGATCGCCAGGATCAGCGTGTTCAGCGAATCGAGAAGCCCGCGGCCCGGAATCTGAGTCCGCGCCATCACCCACGCGATCGGCACGCCCACGAGGAGGCAGATCGCCACGGCGATGGCGGAGTAGAGGAAGGTGTTCAGGATGAAGGTCGGCGTCTCGACGGAGACGCGGGCGAAGTAGTGCGCGGTGTACTGGACGGGGAACGGCGTCAGCGACCATCCCCTGCCGAAGGCTGCCAGCGTCACGCCCAGGTAGGGAAGGAATGCAATGAGGAGGAGAAGTGACAGGAACGCGATGGCGAAGCTCTGCGCGAGAGGTCCGAGCCGCCTGCGCTCGATCTTCGAGTACGCGAGCGAGCTGTAGTCCTTGATCGCCACGTACTGCTTGGCGGCGATGAGAAAGGCGACGGCGAGCACCACCATGAGGGCGGAGATCACGATCCCCATCCTGAAGAGCCGCCGGTCCACGAACTGGACGATGTTCAGGTAGGCCTGCGAGGCCAGAAGGTCGTGGACCCCGACCACCAGCGGCGTGGCGAAGTCGGAGAAGGTCCAGATGAAGACCAGGAGCGCGCCCGCGACGTACCCCGGCGTCGTCAGCGGGAGCGTGATCGTCCGGAGCTTCCGCCACCCCCGCGCCCCGACGCTCTCGGCCGCCTCCTCGAGCGACGGGTCGATCTTGCCGAGGGCGTCCAGGACGTTCAGGGTGATCAGCGGGAAGAGGTGGAGCGTTTCGGCCAGGAGCACGCCGTGGAGGCCGTAGACGAAGTTCACCGGCCGCTGGATGTCGAGCCAGTCCATCAGGAGCACGTTCACCGTGCCCGCGCGCCCCAGGATGAAAACGAACCCCATGACCCCGACGAGCGGCGGCATGATGATCGGGATCAGCGTCAAGTACGAGAAGAGGCTCCGGCCGACGAAGTCATACCGGACCAGGAGGAACGCCACCCCGTACCCGACCACCGACGTCGTCGCCACCGTCCCGAGCCCGAGGACGAGCGAATTCCTAAGGGAGCGGAGGTAGAACCGGTCGGTGAAGAACTCGCGGAAGTGTTCGAGCGTGAGCCTGCCCAGATCGTCGGTGAAGGCGTCGTAAAAGATCCGGGTCAGCGGGTAGAGGAGAAAGACGACGAGAAAAAGCCAGATGGCGGCGAGCCCCAGGCCGGCGAGCAGGCGGGGCGGGACCAACGTCCGCAGAGCCGAACTCGCGACCGCAGCGTCTCCGCCTCTGGCGCCTACCGACCTTCCTCCCCGCGGGTTGGTCACGTTTGTGATGGGAAGTAGGACTCGATCCACATCTCCAGCGTCCGATCGTGCGTCTCCGGGTCGCCAATCACGATCGGTCGGAGTTCCTTCCGGTAACGCGTTCGGAGTAGAGCCGGATCGAGGGGCACTGTCCTGGCCAGGTGAGCCACGTCGTCACGATCTACGGGGCTGTTTCGCGTCAGCTTAGACAGGGCCAAGTCGTGAGGGTCGAGCGCAAACAGCCGGAGATTTCGAAAGCGACCTGGGAAGAGTTCTGTGAGGCGCTCGGCATACGACTCGGGGAGCCTGGCCACAGCAACGTGCTGAAAGTGCAAACGATATTTCCTGGCAAGCGGGGATCCTCGGCCAGCCATCTCCTGGAGAACCTGCCCTGCGGCGCGAGGAACGATCTCAATGTAGTCCAAGTCATTGGTCGGGCGATGCAAGCGGTACTGTATCGCGGCGACGAAGCCTCCGAGACAGTGAAGTTCGACCGGTCCCGGCAGCCGACGGTCCGCTTCCGAGAGAAACTCCCGCCAGGGCGATCGCAGCTCAGGGGACGTAGCGGAGGGCATCTACTGTCCAGTCCGCCAGAACATTCCAGTGTTTTGCCTCTTCCGGCCGGTTTTCCACCAGCCAACGCCGCTCTGGCTCGGAAAGCGACGCCTTACACAAAGTGTCTTCACGAGCAAGACGGCTTCGCTCGAGTTCCGTCTCAAGTTCATTCAACGCCCGAGCCGTGTGCCCGTCTCGTGCGCGCTCAGCAAGGCCGCGCGCTAGACTGACCACGAAGCCCAAGCGATTCTGCACGTCGCGTAGCTTCGCTTCCCGCACCAGCCATTCCCGATCAAGAGGCCAGTACCTCAGCACAAGCCATGGGAGCGCCTCGACAAGCCGGGCTTCCAGATCATCCTGAGCGAGAGCCGCCAGCAAAACGCAACCCGGGTTCTTGGGCTCCCAGTTCCGCGGACGCAGGTAGGCGAACCCGGGGTATTCCAGCGCGGCAAGATCATTCGCCAAGGCCTCAGCATCCACTCGGTCGCGGAAGGGCAGTTCCGAAGGCGGGAGTACTGTTGGGGGCAGGTCATAGACCTTCATCGCACGCCGGGCGAGCTGGGGTGTGAGTCGCCGTTTGCCGCTTTCGAGCATGGCAAGGTAAGGCTGCGAGACGCCTAGGAGCGTAGCCGCCTGCACTTGGCTCATTCCCTTAGCCGAACGCCCCGACTTTAGGTCATTAGCGTTCATGACATGAAGAGCATATCACAACTTATGTAATAATCAAGGCTCGAGCACCGAAAAGCCCAACGCCAGTGCCTGATCTTCAGGCCGGGATCACCAGCGTGCCGGAGGGCGGGAAGGCGACGACCACCTCCTTGCCCGGGTCGAGCGCCTGGTGATGCCAGGGGTCGGTGATGTCTACCTTGAACACGGCGCCGCTCTCGGTCTCCACGTCATACCGGAGGATGTTACCCAGGTACGCCGAGAAGGCGATCCGGCCGCGGAGCCAGTTCCACTCCACCGCCCCGGCCTGCCCGATGCGGGCGTTTTCGGGCCTGACGCTCACGGTGCACCGCGCGCCCTCGGCGAGCGGGGCGACGGCGAAGCCGTCCACCAGCGCCAGCGCCGTCTCGACCGTCACCCGTCCGGTGCCCGAATCGCGCGCCCGCACCGTGCCGTCGATCAGGTTGTTGGTCCCGATGAAGTCGGCCACGAACCGGGTGCGCGGCCGCTCGTAGAGCTCCTTGGGCGGTCCCACCTGGAGCACCTTCCCGTGATCCATGACCGCGACCCGGTCCGAGAGCGAGAGCGCCTCCTCCTGGTCGTGCGTGACGTACACGGCGGTGATCCCCAGATCCTTCTGGAGCTTTCGGATCTCGGCCCGGACCTGAACGCGGATCTTCGCGTCCAGGTTGGAGAGCGGCTCATCCAGCAGGAGGATGTCGGGGTTCAGCACGAGGGCCCGCGCCAGGGCGACGCGCTGCTGCTGGCCGCCCGAGAGCTGACCCGGGTAGCGATCATCGAGGCCCTGGAGGTTCACTTTCCGGAGCACCTCCTGGACGCGCGCGGCGATTTCGGCGCGCGGCAGCTTCTTGATCCGAAGCCCGTAGGCGATGTTGTGCCAGAGCGTCATGTGGGGCCAGAGGGCATAGTTCTGGAAGACCATCCCGGTGTGACGCTCGTACGGCGGCACGGCGTTCATCTCGCTGCCGTCGAAGGCGATGACGCCCTCGTCCGGGCGGTAGAAGCCCGCGATCAGGCGGAGGAGCGTCGTCTTGCCGCACCCCGAGGGGCCGAGCAGCGTGAACAACTCGCCGTCGGCGATGTCGAGGTCCACCCCGCTCACCGCCTCCAGAGCCCCGAAGCGCTTCGTCACGCCGCGAATGCTGATGCGCACGATTCTGCTATTTCCCTCGCTGCGACAACGGATTCGATGAAGCGGCTCATCAGGTCACCCAGCGTTGGGCCGGCGCACCGAGAAACTCCTCCAGCGGAATGCCATCGGCG
This DNA window, taken from Candidatus Rokuibacteriota bacterium, encodes the following:
- a CDS encoding iron ABC transporter permease; this encodes MVPPRLLAGLGLAAIWLFLVVFLLYPLTRIFYDAFTDDLGRLTLEHFREFFTDRFYLRSLRNSLVLGLGTVATTSVVGYGVAFLLVRYDFVGRSLFSYLTLIPIIMPPLVGVMGFVFILGRAGTVNVLLMDWLDIQRPVNFVYGLHGVLLAETLHLFPLITLNVLDALGKIDPSLEEAAESVGARGWRKLRTITLPLTTPGYVAGALLVFIWTFSDFATPLVVGVHDLLASQAYLNIVQFVDRRLFRMGIVISALMVVLAVAFLIAAKQYVAIKDYSSLAYSKIERRRLGPLAQSFAIAFLSLLLLIAFLPYLGVTLAAFGRGWSLTPFPVQYTAHYFARVSVETPTFILNTFLYSAIAVAICLLVGVPIAWVMARTQIPGRGLLDSLNTLILAIPGTAIGIAYVRAFHFPLPVLGVAFTSLWLILPTVLAVRRLPYTVRGSYASLLLVHRSLEEAAGSVGATRLRTFRDITVPLTWRGILVGSLFSFMTSLQEASAVLFLSLGGWETLTVGIFNFYIAGSMNEAAALGFILIVVAAVSLIVINRVAGTRMGGMFG
- a CDS encoding helix-turn-helix transcriptional regulator, producing the protein MNANDLKSGRSAKGMSQVQAATLLGVSQPYLAMLESGKRRLTPQLARRAMKVYDLPPTVLPPSELPFRDRVDAEALANDLAALEYPGFAYLRPRNWEPKNPGCVLLAALAQDDLEARLVEALPWLVLRYWPLDREWLVREAKLRDVQNRLGFVVSLARGLAERARDGHTARALNELETELERSRLAREDTLCKASLSEPERRWLVENRPEEAKHWNVLADWTVDALRYVP
- a CDS encoding ABC transporter ATP-binding protein; protein product: MVRISIRGVTKRFGALEAVSGVDLDIADGELFTLLGPSGCGKTTLLRLIAGFYRPDEGVIAFDGSEMNAVPPYERHTGMVFQNYALWPHMTLWHNIAYGLRIKKLPRAEIAARVQEVLRKVNLQGLDDRYPGQLSGGQQQRVALARALVLNPDILLLDEPLSNLDAKIRVQVRAEIRKLQKDLGITAVYVTHDQEEALSLSDRVAVMDHGKVLQVGPPKELYERPRTRFVADFIGTNNLIDGTVRARDSGTGRVTVETALALVDGFAVAPLAEGARCTVSVRPENARIGQAGAVEWNWLRGRIAFSAYLGNILRYDVETESGAVFKVDITDPWHHQALDPGKEVVVAFPPSGTLVIPA